One window of the Natronomonas marina genome contains the following:
- the coaBC gene encoding bifunctional phosphopantothenoylcysteine decarboxylase/phosphopantothenate--cysteine ligase CoaBC, whose protein sequence is MLDDVRVALGVTGSIAAVKTVELAHELRRQGAEVRAVTTDAARGIVHPWALEFATDNPVVTEITGSVEHVELCGYDGWADVLLIAPSTANTVGKVAAAVDDSPVTTTATTALGADVPVVVAPAMHEPMYDHPGVLEAIETIESWGVSFVDPRIEEGKAKIASEEAIVLETARASGDRPLAGTHVVVTSGATSETVDPVRLITNRASGRTGRAVAKACYARGAEVTLVHDGSEVPYAETLSVESAAEMLAAVEGVADDADALISAAAIGDYTVAAADEKIRSGQDLTLELEPTPKLIDSVREAHPDLPIVGFKVETNGDDDAMVEAARATLERADLSFVVANDAAVMGESTTRVLVVRADDVREYEGSKAEVGAHVAEELVAVLDG, encoded by the coding sequence ATGCTCGACGACGTTCGGGTCGCCCTCGGGGTGACCGGCTCCATCGCGGCGGTGAAGACGGTCGAATTGGCCCACGAACTCCGGCGGCAGGGCGCGGAGGTGCGGGCAGTGACGACCGACGCCGCCCGCGGTATCGTCCACCCCTGGGCGCTGGAGTTCGCAACCGACAACCCCGTCGTCACCGAGATTACCGGCTCGGTCGAACACGTCGAGCTGTGCGGCTACGACGGCTGGGCCGACGTGCTCCTGATAGCGCCATCGACGGCCAACACCGTCGGGAAGGTGGCGGCCGCCGTCGACGACTCGCCCGTCACGACGACCGCGACGACGGCGCTGGGCGCCGACGTGCCGGTCGTCGTCGCGCCCGCGATGCACGAACCGATGTACGACCACCCCGGCGTACTGGAGGCCATCGAGACCATAGAGTCGTGGGGCGTCTCCTTCGTCGACCCGCGCATCGAGGAGGGGAAGGCCAAGATAGCCAGCGAGGAGGCCATCGTCCTCGAGACGGCCCGCGCGAGCGGCGACCGCCCCCTCGCGGGCACCCACGTCGTCGTCACCAGCGGCGCGACGAGCGAGACCGTCGACCCCGTCCGCCTCATCACGAACCGCGCCTCCGGCCGGACCGGTCGGGCGGTGGCGAAGGCCTGCTACGCCCGCGGCGCCGAGGTGACGCTCGTCCACGACGGTTCCGAGGTGCCGTACGCCGAGACGCTGTCCGTCGAGAGCGCCGCCGAGATGCTCGCGGCCGTCGAGGGGGTGGCCGACGACGCCGACGCCCTGATTTCGGCGGCCGCCATCGGCGACTACACCGTCGCGGCCGCCGACGAGAAGATACGCTCCGGGCAGGACCTCACCCTCGAACTGGAGCCGACGCCGAAGCTCATCGACTCCGTCCGCGAGGCGCACCCGGACCTCCCCATCGTCGGGTTCAAGGTGGAGACGAACGGCGACGACGACGCGATGGTCGAGGCGGCGCGGGCGACGCTCGAACGGGCCGACCTGTCGTTCGTCGTCGCCAACGACGCGGCGGTCATGGGCGAGTCGACGACGCGGGTCCTCGTCGTCCGGGCCGACGACGTCCGCGAGTACGAGGGATCGAAGGCCGAGGTGGGCGCCCACGTCGCCGAGGAACTCGTCGCGGTCCTCGACGGCTGA
- a CDS encoding DUF2797 domain-containing protein, giving the protein MQVVGYDTGEGGGREAALRVAADGVVEREPLSTGRRLAYTLGERRCAGTFDGDDHVACENPTAPYCAAHDSTWVCAKCTGTCLKAEMDCHTEHAVYLAAFAPSTFKVGVTKRPRLETRLREQGADRGAHLYTVANGRIAREIESELAADVPVPDAVRVATKIDGMGRSVDGDAWERLLAAFDVRQRFDLEYGLDLDSAPVAETLASGTVRGTKGRVLVLERTGGVFAVDMRDLLGYELREGTSSREVQSSLGTFG; this is encoded by the coding sequence GTGCAGGTCGTCGGCTACGACACGGGCGAGGGCGGCGGTCGGGAGGCTGCACTCCGGGTCGCCGCCGACGGCGTCGTCGAGCGCGAGCCGCTGTCGACGGGGCGACGGCTCGCGTACACGCTCGGCGAGCGCCGGTGTGCGGGCACGTTCGACGGCGACGATCACGTCGCCTGCGAGAACCCGACGGCGCCGTACTGTGCGGCCCACGACTCGACGTGGGTCTGTGCGAAGTGCACCGGGACCTGTCTGAAAGCCGAGATGGACTGTCACACCGAGCACGCGGTGTACCTGGCGGCCTTCGCGCCGTCGACGTTCAAGGTCGGTGTGACGAAGCGCCCGCGACTCGAAACCCGGCTCCGCGAGCAGGGCGCCGACAGGGGCGCGCACCTCTACACCGTCGCCAACGGCCGAATTGCCCGAGAAATCGAGTCCGAACTGGCCGCCGACGTTCCCGTGCCCGACGCCGTCCGCGTGGCGACGAAGATAGACGGGATGGGGCGGTCCGTCGACGGGGACGCCTGGGAGCGCCTGCTGGCGGCGTTCGACGTCCGCCAGCGGTTCGACCTCGAGTACGGACTGGACCTCGATTCCGCGCCGGTGGCCGAGACGCTCGCCTCGGGTACCGTCCGGGGGACCAAGGGTCGGGTGCTCGTCCTCGAACGGACCGGCGGCGTCTTCGCAGTCGACATGCGCGACCTCCTCGGGTACGAACTCCGGGAGGGGACCTCCTCGCGGGAGGTCCAGTCGAGCCTCGGTACCTTCGGCTGA
- a CDS encoding SCP2 sterol-binding domain-containing protein, whose amino-acid sequence MALQFPSDGDAWITEYGELLDENDDYSEAGEGWGAGFNGDFLFVVEPDDAYGGEEVYFFLGLEDGDCTDAYEVADPDDEEYGFVFRGPYTNWKRLFEGELGPVDGMMSGEFEIEGDMQKVLQYSEAAVEMTETGRGIDTEFEH is encoded by the coding sequence ATGGCGCTGCAATTCCCAAGCGACGGGGACGCGTGGATCACCGAGTACGGCGAGTTGCTCGACGAGAACGACGACTACAGCGAGGCCGGCGAGGGCTGGGGCGCCGGCTTCAACGGCGACTTCCTGTTCGTCGTCGAACCGGACGACGCCTACGGCGGCGAGGAGGTCTACTTCTTCCTCGGCCTGGAGGACGGCGACTGCACCGACGCCTACGAGGTCGCCGATCCCGACGACGAGGAGTACGGCTTCGTCTTCCGGGGACCCTACACCAACTGGAAGCGGCTCTTCGAGGGCGAACTCGGTCCCGTCGACGGGATGATGTCCGGCGAGTTCGAGATCGAGGGCGACATGCAGAAGGTGCTGCAGTACAGCGAGGCCGCAGTCGAGATGACCGAGACGGGCCGCGGCATCGACACCGAGTTCGAACACTGA
- a CDS encoding DUF7490 domain-containing protein encodes MRPEALLGAAAAAAVLVAVALAAFVPGFVSAPAPDADEPPARFDVAEMTLAAGEVTGETATLETTVYLRHRGGAADNVSVVARATDRESGLVVNTTRRDLGTVDDEGEREVPLAVTVPREGGYEVTTLLYVDGERVDRASARVSGVGALTPPYARSSVRFHEFASQPSVEYRVESVADDAATLNVTSYLTNGGDDPESGLKLVVTARQADSNVVAARSDARLGGLEPGRTATPDVRLTVPDGYNYYLDVTLWRDGVVLESTRTVANLDPQETLSVNETRREVAFEASDFETGGGGGPPQPTEADTGGGAPGFGPAAVVVALVAGLLATRRWSA; translated from the coding sequence ATGCGACCCGAAGCCCTCCTCGGAGCCGCGGCGGCGGCCGCCGTCCTGGTCGCCGTCGCGCTCGCGGCCTTCGTGCCGGGGTTCGTCAGCGCTCCGGCCCCCGACGCGGACGAACCGCCAGCCAGGTTCGACGTCGCCGAGATGACCCTCGCCGCGGGCGAGGTGACCGGCGAGACGGCGACCCTGGAGACGACCGTCTACCTCCGGCACCGCGGCGGTGCGGCCGACAACGTCAGCGTCGTCGCCCGCGCGACCGACCGCGAGAGCGGTCTGGTCGTGAACACGACGCGGCGCGACCTGGGGACCGTCGACGACGAGGGCGAACGCGAGGTCCCGCTGGCCGTGACCGTTCCCCGCGAGGGCGGCTACGAGGTGACGACGCTGCTGTACGTCGACGGCGAGCGCGTCGACAGGGCGAGCGCACGCGTCAGCGGCGTCGGCGCGTTGACGCCGCCGTACGCCCGGTCGTCGGTCCGGTTCCACGAGTTTGCCAGCCAGCCCTCCGTGGAGTACCGCGTCGAGTCCGTCGCGGACGACGCCGCGACGCTGAACGTCACCAGTTACCTGACGAACGGCGGCGACGACCCCGAGTCGGGACTGAAACTCGTCGTCACCGCCCGACAGGCCGACTCGAACGTCGTCGCCGCCCGGAGCGACGCCCGCCTCGGAGGTCTGGAACCCGGACGGACGGCGACCCCGGACGTCCGCCTGACGGTCCCTGACGGCTACAACTACTACCTCGACGTGACCCTGTGGCGCGACGGCGTCGTCCTCGAGTCGACGCGGACGGTCGCCAACCTCGACCCCCAGGAGACGCTGTCGGTCAACGAGACGCGGCGCGAGGTCGCCTTCGAGGCCAGCGACTTCGAGACCGGCGGTGGCGGCGGACCACCGCAGCCGACGGAGGCCGACACCGGGGGCGGCGCACCGGGCTTCGGTCCCGCCGCCGTCGTCGTCGCCCTCGTGGCCGGACTGTTGGCGACGCGGAGGTGGTCGGCGTGA
- the hpt gene encoding hypoxanthine/guanine phosphoribosyltransferase, whose protein sequence is MDQLRQSLLEAPIIEKDGYHYFVHPISDGVPMLEPSLLREIVIKIIRKAQLDDVDKIVTPAAMGIHISTAVSLMTDIPLVVIRKREYGLDGETPLFQKTGYSENQMYINDVEAGDNVLVLDDVLSTGGTLSAICDALEDIGANLIDVVAVIKKVGGQNELDGSPYSAKTLINVDVVDGEVVVVDAAGDD, encoded by the coding sequence ATGGACCAGCTTCGGCAGTCGCTGCTGGAGGCGCCGATAATCGAGAAGGACGGCTACCACTACTTCGTCCACCCGATAAGCGACGGCGTCCCGATGCTCGAGCCGAGCCTGCTGCGCGAAATCGTCATCAAGATCATCCGGAAGGCGCAACTGGACGACGTCGACAAGATAGTCACGCCCGCGGCGATGGGCATCCACATCTCGACGGCCGTCTCGCTGATGACCGACATCCCACTGGTCGTCATCCGCAAGCGGGAGTACGGGCTGGACGGGGAGACCCCGCTGTTCCAGAAGACGGGCTACTCCGAGAACCAGATGTACATCAACGACGTCGAGGCCGGCGACAACGTGCTCGTGCTGGACGACGTCCTCTCGACGGGCGGGACGCTGTCGGCCATCTGCGACGCCCTCGAGGACATCGGCGCGAACCTCATCGACGTCGTCGCCGTCATCAAGAAGGTCGGCGGACAGAACGAACTCGATGGGTCGCCCTACTCCGCGAAGACGCTCATCAACGTCGACGTCGTCGACGGCGAGGTCGTCGTCGTCGACGCGGCCGGCGACGACTGA
- a CDS encoding GNAT family N-acetyltransferase has product MPAQRPTFDTRDRRRLYEFVDERGGATYDELVEAELLTDPDRYRQLVAVMKRDGVIEEVDGRLRSAVDAAGAEHHRIDGAEVTIRPARQGDISGVVGVMKQVADEKRYIVAEDVAKQLAGDSALMREDLDHRRFFVGTIDEEVVAWCGVERPHLEKLAHNAELTLGVLEEYRSDGIGSRLMERALSWAEARGFHKVYNSVPATNAAGIEFLEDHGWNTEAIRRDHYRIDGAFVDEVMMAVVLED; this is encoded by the coding sequence ATGCCAGCACAGCGACCGACGTTCGACACCAGGGATCGACGGCGACTCTACGAGTTCGTCGACGAGCGGGGCGGCGCGACCTACGACGAACTCGTCGAGGCGGAGCTTCTGACCGACCCCGACCGGTACAGACAGCTCGTAGCGGTGATGAAACGCGACGGCGTCATCGAGGAGGTCGACGGCCGTCTCCGGTCGGCCGTGGACGCGGCGGGCGCCGAGCACCACCGCATCGACGGCGCGGAGGTCACCATCCGGCCCGCTCGCCAGGGTGATATCTCCGGCGTCGTCGGCGTGATGAAGCAGGTGGCAGACGAGAAACGCTACATCGTCGCCGAGGACGTCGCAAAGCAACTCGCGGGCGACAGCGCCCTGATGCGCGAGGACCTCGACCACCGGCGGTTCTTCGTCGGCACGATCGACGAGGAGGTGGTCGCGTGGTGCGGCGTCGAGCGACCGCACCTGGAGAAACTGGCACACAACGCCGAACTCACGCTCGGCGTCCTCGAGGAGTACCGCAGCGACGGCATCGGCAGCCGCCTCATGGAGCGGGCGCTGTCGTGGGCCGAGGCACGCGGCTTCCACAAGGTGTACAACAGCGTCCCCGCGACCAACGCCGCCGGCATCGAGTTCCTCGAGGATCACGGCTGGAACACCGAGGCCATCCGCCGGGACCACTACCGCATCGACGGCGCGTTCGTCGACGAGGTGATGATGGCGGTGGTCCTCGAAGACTGA
- a CDS encoding bacterio-opsin activator domain-containing protein, which produces MGDLKPDTLARGILGASPDLCYAVDREGRLLWWNETVAETTGYDESTLEGLEVFEVLPPDQREDARTAFEHAGSFPPDVTVTFDVLTADGECVPHEFNGAKLDIDGRTVIVGIGRDVSERRERERRLRRRRDELERLNRIGRTVHEVVQAVTDAATRAGVEEVTCERLADCELYQSVWIGRNDHADVVEPRAGVGTSEEFLDVVERLNGTDWNRPARVAVETETPQVVQGLSDLPTAAREAAERFGIASGIAVPVVHRDHVEGVLCIYSSRDDAFSERERKALGRLGSVVGFAIHATQTERLLLSESTTELRFRVTAPDGLLAPVSELADGACHHEWSTPTESGNYRHYVTVPGSDSEAVPDGLAERSTVESVSRVGSDGDDDVFEVITNESLVHRLLDAGAVTTDLVSEDGVSTVVAEVPGEVPVRPVVEAAEESDDAELVSKRTLDRTVRTAEEFHDPLARRLTDRQQAALRHAYFGGYFSWPREATAEELADAMDISSPTLHYHLRQAEEALVEAYLQQK; this is translated from the coding sequence ATGGGGGATCTGAAACCGGACACGCTGGCACGGGGGATTCTCGGCGCCAGTCCGGACCTGTGTTACGCCGTGGACCGCGAGGGGCGGCTGCTGTGGTGGAACGAGACGGTCGCCGAGACGACCGGCTACGACGAGTCGACCCTCGAGGGGCTGGAGGTCTTCGAGGTCCTGCCGCCGGACCAGCGCGAGGACGCACGCACCGCCTTCGAGCACGCAGGGTCGTTCCCGCCCGACGTGACGGTCACCTTCGACGTTCTCACGGCCGACGGCGAGTGTGTCCCCCACGAGTTCAACGGCGCGAAGCTCGACATCGACGGCCGGACCGTGATCGTCGGCATCGGGCGCGACGTCTCGGAGCGCCGCGAGCGCGAACGACGGCTCCGGCGGCGACGCGACGAACTCGAGCGGCTCAACCGGATCGGCCGAACCGTCCACGAGGTGGTTCAGGCGGTTACGGACGCCGCCACTCGCGCGGGCGTCGAGGAGGTGACCTGCGAGCGGCTGGCCGACTGCGAGCTGTACCAGTCCGTCTGGATCGGCCGCAACGACCACGCCGACGTCGTCGAACCGCGTGCCGGCGTCGGTACCAGCGAGGAGTTCCTCGACGTCGTCGAGCGCCTCAACGGGACCGACTGGAACCGGCCGGCCCGCGTCGCCGTCGAGACGGAGACCCCGCAGGTCGTCCAGGGTCTCTCGGACCTGCCGACGGCCGCGAGGGAGGCCGCCGAGCGGTTCGGTATCGCCTCCGGCATCGCGGTCCCGGTCGTTCACCGCGACCACGTCGAGGGCGTCCTCTGCATCTACTCCTCGCGGGACGACGCGTTCAGCGAGCGCGAACGGAAAGCACTCGGCCGGCTCGGCTCCGTCGTGGGCTTCGCTATCCACGCGACCCAGACCGAGCGGCTGTTGCTCTCGGAGTCGACCACGGAGCTTCGGTTCCGGGTGACGGCCCCCGATGGACTGCTCGCGCCCGTCTCCGAGCTGGCCGACGGGGCCTGCCACCACGAGTGGTCCACACCCACCGAGTCGGGGAACTACCGCCACTACGTGACCGTACCCGGGTCCGACTCGGAGGCCGTCCCCGACGGCCTCGCCGAGCGGTCGACGGTGGAGTCGGTCTCGCGGGTCGGGTCCGACGGCGACGACGACGTCTTCGAGGTGATAACGAACGAATCGCTCGTCCACCGGCTGCTGGACGCCGGAGCGGTCACGACGGACCTCGTGTCCGAGGACGGTGTCTCGACGGTCGTCGCGGAGGTTCCCGGCGAGGTACCGGTCCGACCGGTCGTCGAGGCGGCCGAGGAGAGCGACGACGCGGAGCTGGTCTCGAAGCGAACCCTCGACCGGACGGTCCGCACCGCCGAGGAGTTCCACGACCCGCTCGCCCGTCGGCTCACCGACCGCCAGCAGGCCGCGCTCAGACACGCCTACTTCGGCGGCTACTTTTCGTGGCCACGGGAGGCCACCGCCGAGGAACTCGCCGACGCCATGGACATCTCCTCGCCCACCCTGCACTACCACCTCCGGCAGGCCGAGGAGGCCCTCGTCGAGGCGTACCTCCAGCAGAAGTGA
- the ribH gene encoding 6,7-dimethyl-8-ribityllumazine synthase, translated as MVALGLVVAQFNKERPITHEMADRGREAAREAGAEIVETLEVPGAYDAPLAADRLARRDDVDAVAVLGAIITGDTDHDRVIADAAAQGLTDVSLERDTPVAFGVTGPGMSTAEAEERVEYGATAVESAISLAEELQQ; from the coding sequence ATGGTAGCGCTCGGACTGGTGGTCGCGCAGTTCAACAAGGAGCGGCCGATAACCCACGAGATGGCCGACCGGGGGCGGGAGGCGGCACGCGAGGCCGGCGCCGAAATCGTCGAGACCCTCGAGGTACCCGGCGCCTACGACGCACCGCTGGCGGCCGACCGGCTGGCCCGCCGCGACGACGTCGACGCCGTCGCCGTGCTCGGCGCCATCATCACCGGCGACACGGACCACGACCGGGTCATCGCTGACGCGGCCGCCCAGGGGCTGACCGACGTGTCGCTGGAGCGGGACACGCCGGTCGCCTTCGGCGTCACGGGACCGGGGATGAGCACCGCCGAGGCCGAAGAGCGGGTCGAGTACGGCGCCACCGCCGTCGAGAGCGCTATTTCACTCGCAGAGGAACTCCAACAATGA
- a CDS encoding pyridoxal phosphate-dependent aminotransferase, producing MTMEFADRVERVEPSATLAISNLASDLEAEGVDVVDLSVGEPDFPTPENVVEAGKRAMDEGHTGYTPSNGIPRLKTAIAEKLAADGLEYTTDEIIVTPGAKQALYETFQALVQEGDEVVLLDPAWVSYEAMAKLAGADVSRLDLSPHDFQLAGAVDELGELVSDDTDLLVVNSPSNPSGAVFEDAALAGVRDLAVDHDVTVVSDEIYDAITYGVEQTSLGSLDGMGDRTVTINGFSKAYSMTGWRLGYLAAPEQLVDQAGKLHSHSVSCAANFVQHAGVAALEGTNGAVAEMRDAFRDRRDMLVDRFAEYGVDVPVPDGAFYMMLPVAGDDQEWCEGALEEAHVATVPGSAFGTPGYARLSYAASEERLEEGVERLADAGYL from the coding sequence ATGACAATGGAATTCGCGGACCGCGTCGAACGTGTCGAACCGAGCGCGACGCTCGCCATCAGCAACCTGGCGTCCGACCTGGAGGCCGAGGGAGTCGACGTCGTCGACCTCTCGGTCGGCGAACCGGACTTCCCGACGCCGGAGAACGTCGTCGAGGCCGGCAAGCGCGCGATGGACGAGGGCCACACCGGGTACACGCCCTCGAACGGCATCCCGCGACTGAAGACGGCCATCGCCGAGAAACTCGCGGCCGACGGTCTCGAGTACACTACCGACGAAATCATCGTCACGCCCGGCGCCAAGCAGGCCCTCTACGAGACGTTCCAGGCGCTCGTCCAGGAGGGCGACGAGGTGGTGCTGCTCGACCCGGCGTGGGTCAGCTACGAGGCCATGGCGAAGTTGGCCGGTGCCGACGTCTCGCGGCTGGATCTGTCGCCGCACGACTTCCAGCTAGCCGGCGCCGTCGACGAACTGGGCGAACTCGTCTCCGACGACACCGACCTGCTCGTCGTCAACTCGCCGTCGAACCCCTCCGGCGCCGTCTTCGAGGACGCGGCCCTGGCGGGCGTCCGCGACCTGGCGGTCGACCACGACGTCACGGTCGTCTCCGACGAGATATACGACGCCATCACCTACGGCGTCGAGCAGACGTCGCTGGGGTCGCTGGACGGCATGGGAGACCGGACGGTCACCATCAACGGCTTCTCGAAGGCCTACTCGATGACGGGCTGGCGGCTGGGCTACCTGGCGGCGCCGGAGCAGCTCGTCGATCAGGCCGGCAAACTGCACTCGCACTCGGTGTCGTGTGCGGCCAACTTCGTCCAGCACGCCGGCGTCGCGGCCCTGGAGGGAACGAACGGCGCCGTCGCCGAGATGCGCGACGCGTTCCGGGACCGCCGGGACATGCTCGTCGACCGCTTCGCCGAGTACGGCGTCGACGTCCCCGTCCCGGACGGCGCCTTCTACATGATGCTGCCGGTCGCGGGCGACGATCAGGAATGGTGCGAGGGCGCCCTCGAGGAGGCCCACGTCGCGACGGTGCCGGGCAGCGCCTTCGGGACGCCCGGCTACGCGCGACTCTCCTACGCGGCCAGCGAAGAACGGCTCGAGGAGGGCGTCGAACGGCTCGCCGATGCCGGCTACCTCTGA
- a CDS encoding flippase activity-associated protein Agl23, which translates to MNVRRDRTALAVVGLAVLALLFRLAFLGNRVAHFDEGRVAYWIIEYSETGVLFYRPVIHGPLLHLLNDDLFALLGATDFAMRLVPALVGGLLPLVALLFRHRLREESVVALALLLALNPVLLYYSRFMRGDVIAGGLSFLAFACFVRAIDFDDGRYLYGATFALAVGIGAKENVIAYLLAFLGATALLLHHRLLFARFTDATPVSVLGRYLRWAGRGLRRHAGSIAGSVALFFATVVYIYAPRGSLPSRETFYFSCNRSPIDGYFDVAAAPTLGEALANPLRLPELVAFTLGSTAELYGCQWITPRTKDPNPYIEYLGGLSATTAETSTALILLAVAGFLGTLYAGDRPDDLVSFSFYWGAASVVGYPFITDIGGAGWLVVHVVLPLSIPAAVALGVLLRWGRDARADGDTVSLALVGVVVVLVVASMGATAYATSFQNPQSDDNPLVQYAQPSGDLEPTIADIQRLADENEGTDVVLYGPHLHNPVDDELERRPTCSNWFNALPLPWYFEAGDVSADCAENGAALDDALEENPPVVVAYEKERAAVDERIDDRYEARVHFMRSDDVPFVFYVDESRLE; encoded by the coding sequence ATGAACGTTCGTCGGGACCGGACGGCGCTGGCGGTGGTCGGACTCGCCGTTCTCGCGCTCCTTTTCCGGCTCGCCTTCCTCGGGAACCGCGTCGCCCACTTCGACGAGGGGCGGGTCGCCTACTGGATAATCGAGTACAGCGAGACGGGCGTGCTGTTCTACCGGCCCGTCATCCACGGCCCGCTGTTGCACCTCCTCAACGACGACCTGTTCGCACTGTTGGGCGCGACCGACTTCGCGATGCGGCTGGTGCCGGCGCTCGTCGGCGGTCTGCTGCCGCTCGTGGCGCTTCTCTTCCGGCACCGGCTCCGCGAGGAGTCCGTCGTCGCACTGGCGCTACTGCTCGCGCTGAATCCCGTGTTGCTGTACTACTCGCGGTTCATGCGCGGGGACGTGATTGCGGGCGGGCTCTCCTTTCTCGCCTTCGCCTGTTTCGTCCGGGCTATCGACTTCGACGACGGCCGCTACCTCTACGGGGCGACCTTCGCGCTGGCGGTCGGCATCGGCGCCAAGGAGAACGTCATCGCGTACCTGCTGGCGTTCCTCGGCGCGACGGCGCTGCTGCTCCACCACCGCCTGCTCTTTGCGCGGTTCACCGACGCGACGCCGGTTTCGGTCCTGGGACGGTACCTGCGGTGGGCCGGCCGCGGCCTCCGCCGCCACGCCGGCAGCATCGCCGGCAGCGTCGCCCTCTTTTTCGCCACCGTCGTCTACATCTACGCCCCGCGGGGCAGCCTCCCGTCGAGGGAGACCTTCTACTTCTCCTGTAACAGGTCCCCGATAGACGGGTACTTCGACGTCGCGGCGGCACCGACGCTGGGCGAGGCTCTCGCCAACCCGCTGCGACTGCCCGAACTGGTCGCCTTCACGCTCGGGTCGACCGCCGAACTGTACGGCTGCCAGTGGATAACGCCGCGAACGAAGGACCCGAACCCCTACATCGAGTACCTCGGGGGGCTGTCGGCGACGACGGCCGAGACGTCGACGGCGCTGATCCTCCTGGCCGTCGCCGGCTTCCTCGGGACGCTGTACGCCGGCGACCGACCCGACGACCTGGTCTCGTTCAGCTTCTACTGGGGGGCGGCCTCGGTGGTCGGCTACCCCTTCATCACGGACATCGGCGGCGCCGGCTGGCTGGTCGTCCACGTCGTCCTCCCGCTGTCGATCCCGGCCGCCGTCGCCCTCGGCGTCCTCCTCCGGTGGGGCCGGGACGCCCGCGCCGACGGGGACACCGTCAGCCTCGCGCTCGTCGGCGTCGTCGTCGTGCTCGTCGTCGCCTCGATGGGAGCGACCGCCTACGCGACCAGTTTCCAGAACCCCCAGTCCGACGACAACCCGCTGGTGCAGTACGCCCAGCCGTCGGGCGACCTCGAGCCGACGATTGCGGACATCCAGCGGCTGGCCGACGAGAACGAGGGCACCGACGTCGTCCTCTACGGCCCGCACCTGCACAACCCGGTCGACGACGAACTGGAGCGCCGACCGACCTGTTCGAACTGGTTCAACGCTCTGCCGCTGCCGTGGTACTTCGAGGCCGGGGACGTGTCGGCCGACTGTGCGGAAAACGGCGCCGCTCTCGACGACGCCCTCGAGGAGAACCCCCCGGTCGTCGTCGCCTACGAGAAGGAACGGGCCGCCGTCGACGAACGCATCGACGACCGCTACGAGGCCCGGGTCCACTTCATGCGGAGCGACGACGTTCCGTTCGTCTTCTACGTCGACGAGTCCCGGCTGGAGTGA